The genomic window ATTATAGATAAAATCAATAACTAATTGAATTATATAATATAAATAGAATTTTTTTGCGTATTTTGGCAGCCTTGCCAGGGGGGAATTGGGTGCTATAGTCCACCATAACACCCACGGAAAATACGGTTCACACTCATGATTAGCCTTCGCAAAGGAATGACTGCTCCCTCTTCGAGACGCATGCTCATGCCCGCCCTGGTCTTCTTTGCCTGCGCGTCACTCAGCGCCGCCGGTGGCGGTGTCATCGCAGCCCTGTGTCTCGTGCCCGCGGGTCTCGCCATCGACGCAGCCCGGGATAACGAACAAAAAAACACGCCGGAGGGTCCCACGAATGCCTAAGGTACTGAGCACATCGGCCCTCTGCAGCGCCCTGGCGCTGGGCGGGCTCTCGACGCCCCTATGGGCACAGGATCAAACCCGTCGCGTCGAGGGTCTGGATTTTGATCAGATCGTGGTACTGGGGGATGCCGAGGTAGAAATCAGTCAGGGTAAGCAAGTTGAGTTGCAACTTCGTGGCCCGGCGGACTATCTCGATACCGAGCCCTTTTACGTGAGCGACGACACACTCGTTGTGGGAGCCCGCAAGCGCCGAAACAAGGACGACGAGCAACTGCGCTTTCGTATTGTGTTGCCCTATCTTGAAGACCTCCAGGTCAAAGGCTCGGGTACCGTGTACCTCAAGCCCTTTGCCTTTGACGATGTGGTCGGTAATGACCCGGTAACGCTTACCGTCGATGGATCCGGCGAGATCAATGCCTTTGACCTCTCCGGTGTCGATGTGGAAATTCGCGTCGAGGGCTCCGGCGATTTTCGCGCAGTGAGCATCGAAGCGAAAGATCTGGAGGCCGTGGTGGCGGGCAGCGGCTATCTGTTTGTAGAAACCCTCAAAGCAGAAAACGGGGAGTTCGTGGTGACGGGCTCGGGAGACCTGCGGGTCACCGAGGGAGGCTCTGTCGATGAGCTTGAGGTCAATATTGTAGGCTCCGGTGATATCCGCATGGCCGGCGTGAACAGCAACCGCGCGGCGACCAACATCGTGGGCTCGGGGTCAGCTACGATTGGTGAGGTGAGGGATCTATTGAGTGCGTCTATCCTGGGCAGCGGCGATGTCTCCTACAGCGGATCTCCCGAGGTGGAGAGCGTGGAGCTGGGCAGCGGGGAAGTTCGTCGCCGCGACTAAGTCGCGCGACGAGATACAGCATGGAATGGACCGAGGGTCAGCCCATCTACCGCCAGCTTCGCGATCTGGTTGTTCAGCGCGTCATGGATGGCAGTTTTCCGGAGGGAGAGGCGATTCCCTCCGTGCGACAGGTGGCGACGGATTACCGCATCAATCACCTCACGGTGGGCAGGGCCTATCAGGAACTGGTGGAGATGGGCTTGCTGGAAAAGCGACGGGGTCTGGGGATGTTCGTCGCGCCGGGTGCCAGAAAATCCCTTACCAATGACGAGCAGCAGCGATTTCTGGATGAGGAGCTGCCGGCCTTCGTTGCCAGGATTCAAATGCTCGGTCTCGAAACCGAAGAAGTAGTGGAACAGATCATGAAAAACCAGGGGAATAGCAATGCAGACCATCATTGAGGCACAGAATCTGCGCCGCAGCTTCGGTGACCTGAATGCCGTCGACGGTGTGGACCTCTCGGTTTCCTCCGGTAACGTCATTGGTCTGATCGGACCCAACGGTGCGGGTAAAACCACGTTGCTCAAGGCGCTCCTCGGGCTCACCCACTGCGACGGTGATCTCTCGGTGCTGGGCTACTCTCCCATGGCTGACCGGGGCCTGATGATGGAGGAGGTGTGTTTTATCGCCGACACGGCGGTATTGCCGCGATGGATGCGGGTGGGCGACTTGCTGGACTATGTCACGGGCACCCATCGCCGCTTTAACCGCGATCAGGCGGAGGCCTTTCTGGCATCCACGGATGTGGAGCAAAACCGCCGCGTGGGTGATCTTTCCAAGGGTATGACGGTGCAGCTGCATCTTGCCATTGTGATGGCCATCGATGCGCGCCTCTTGATTCTCGATGAGCCGACCCTGGGCCTGGACATTCTTTTCCGCAAGCGTTTTTACGAGCAATTGATCAACGATTATTTTGATGGTGAGCGCACGATTCTTGTCTCTACGCATCAGGTGGAGGAGGTTCAGAACATTCTCACCCACGTGATGTTCATGCATCACGGCAAATTGATTCTCCATGAGTCGCTCATGGATATCGAAGATCGGTTCCAGGAGCTTCATGCCCTGGGGGATGCGGCTCAGCGCGCCGAAGACTTACCTTACATCGGTAAGCGCAACATCCTTGGCGGCAAGGCGTTCATCTTTGAAGGTGCAAGCGCCGGGGAACTGGCAGGGCTTGGAGAGTTGCGAACGCCCTCGGTATCCGATCTCTTCGTTGCCAAGGTGGGGGGATAACAGAATGCCTGCTAACCAGACTTCTCAATTTATCACCCTCCTGCAGCGGGAGTTTCGCGAGTACAAGACCTCGCTGTTCTGGACACCCATTGTGACCGCGGTGGTGCTCGCTGTGCTGATGTTAGGCAGCGTGGTGCTGGCAAACCGCATCAGCGTCATCGGCGATACTATTCTGGAAGCGATGATGCGCAAGGGCACCGACAACGTAAATATCAGCATTAGCATCGGGGAGGACGGAGAGAAAGAAATTACCGTGGTGGAGGTGACTGACCCAGACGCGGTGCTGCTAAGTGGCGTGGGTATTCCCGGTGTGCCGCCACCTCCGCCCGCCGCTGATGCACCGCAGTATCGTGTGATTGTGGAGGAGGACGGCACCGATTCGGATGCTGCGGACCGCATCCGGGAGCAGTGGAATTTCTCCCGGGAATGGACCTTCAATCCTGGCGGAGACAGACGCAGGATGGAGGAGGGCGGTGATGATTTTGACGATCTCAATGGTCGGGAGCTCAACGTCATACTCAGTGTTGTCCACGGAATTCTGCTGCTGATCCTGATGCTCACCAGCGTTAATTATCTTCTCAGTTCCCTTTACGACGATCGCAAAGACCGTAGCGTGTTGTTCTGGCGTTCCATGCCGGTGACGGAGTGGCAAACGGTGCTGTCCAAGTTCGTAGTTGCGCTCCTCTGCGCGCCGCTGATCTACATCGCCATCAGCCTGCTGCTTCAGCTCGCTTACGTGCTGCTCATGATGCTGCTGGTGTCGCGTATGGACCAGGATCCCTTTGAGGTGGTGGTCGGCAACATCGATTTTCTTGCTTTGATGCTGGACCCCATCAGCGGGTGGCTGATGACGGCGCTGTTGATAGCGCCGGTCTACGCCTGGTTGCTGTTTGCGTCGGCGCTGGCACGCCGCTCGCCGTTCCTCATGGCCGTCACACCGGTGATTGCCCTGGTGGTGGCCGAGGGCATAATTTTCCGATCAGAAATTGTGGGTGATGCGGTGAGCCGCCATTTCCCCCATGTGTCGGACAGCACTGCCGTGGGGTTTTACCTTTTTGGTCCCGACTGGATGGCGTTGGATCTGCTCAGCGTTGCCAGTGGTCTTGTCTTTGCCGCAATTGCCCTGGCGGGCGCGGTGTGGCTCCGTGCGCACCGCTGGGAGCTTAATTGAGGTGGGGCCCCGGTTGCTAAGACGGCCGCCTCAGCTCACGTTACTCACCAAAAGACGATACTGCGATCGCGGTAATTAGCAACGTCAAAGAATGGAATGGTTAGTTACCCTTCTCGATGAAGTTACTTGAGATTGCGAATCAGGTGAACCTTAAGGGGTTTCAGGCTCAAACAGTCATCTGTGGAGGGCATCGAGCACTGCAAAGCCGATATTCGTTGACAGTTGGAAGACGTGATTTTGGGGCCTGCAGCTGCGCAGAAAGACATGGAGTAAATAAGCCAAACATCTGTAACACGAGTCGATAACCGCATGAAGGCCATCACCTACACAACCTATGGGTCACCTGATGTTCTTGAGCTCAAAAAGGTGGAGAAACCCGTAGCGAAAGATGATGAGGTGCTGATTCGCGTCCACGCGGCAGAGGCGACCAAGTCAGACTGTGAAATGCGGAGCTTCAAGTTTGCGGTGAAATGGTTCTGGCTGCCCTTGCGCATCGCTTTCGGCGTGAGAAGACCAAGGCAGCGCATTCTGGGTGGATACTTCTCGGGAGTGGTTGAATCCTTCGGCAAAGGCGTCACCGGGTTTTCTCCCGGCGACCCGATTTTTGCTGCTACGGGACTAAAGTTTGGCGCTTATGGCGAATATGTCGTCTTACCGGCGACGGGCACTATCGTCGCGAAACCGGGCAACATGACCTTTGCCGAAGCTGCTGCTGTTCCGCTGGGTGGGCTCAACGCGCTTCATTTTTTGCGTCTGGCCAGCATTCAGCCGGGGGAAAAAGTGCTTATCAATGGTGCTGGCGGGAGCATCGGCGCGCACGCAGTGCAAATTGCTAAATCGATGGGTGCCGAAGTCACAGCCGTTGACAGCACAATCAAGGAAGACTTTTTGAGGCGTATCGGTGCAGATCACTTCATCGACTACACGAAAGATAGCTTCACGGCGATGGGCATTCAGTATGATGTCATCTTCGATATGGTTTCTAGGGTTTCCTATTCCGCCAGCATCCGCGCACTCAAACCCAATGGGCGCTACCTGACTGCCAACCCCCGTTTTTCTGTAATGCTTCGCGCCACTATCACAAGCCGATTTAGCGACAAGACTGTGAAGTTCGCGTTCGCACGGGAGTCAAAAGAGGAACTGATGAGCCTCAAGCAAATGATTGAAGATGGGAAAATTCGTTCGATTGTGGATAGAACGTATCCAATGGATCAGGCAGCCGAGGCGCACAGACGAGTCGAAACAGAGCAACGTCTGGGGGCCGTAGTAATTGTTATTGGCGATAGTGCTGACTCTTAGTGCACCCGCGGGACTCGCTCGAGGATAAGCCGTCGCTGCCGCTACGACCCTTTTAAATCCGCTTACGGAAGCGTCGGTGCCACAAAGTGCCAAAATCTCAGCCTGAGGGCGTAATTCACGATATGAATATCACATATAGAAAGCATCGATTAGGCTGATAGTGGTCTGATGGCCTAGACTTTACCTGTTGCTGTAGTCGCTGCTGCGGCTTATTTGTTTGATTGACCTTCAGGGGATGGGATCTATGACCTACCAAAACGAAATTCAGGCTGCCGCAGACATTGTGTCTGCCAACGGCGAAAGCTGGAAAGACATCAATCCGGAGCACGCGGCGCGCATGCGTCTGCAGAATCGTTTTCAGACCGGTATTGATATTGCCCGTTACACGGCGGGCATCATGCGCAAGGATATGGCGGAGTATGACGCTGACACGGCGCAGTACACCCAGTCCCTGGGATGCTGGCACGGCTTTATCGGCCAGCAGAAGCTCATCGCCATCAAGAAACACTTTGGCGATACCAACAAGCGGTATCTTTATCTCTCTGGTTGGATGATCGCCGCACTGCGCAGCGAATTTGGTCCTCTTCCTGATCAGTCCATGCACGAGAAGACCTCCGTGTCGGGCTTAATCGAAGAACTCTACACTTTCCTGCGCCAGGCCGATGCCCGGGAGCTGGGCGGACTGTTCCGGGAACTGGACGCAGCGCGCAAAGCTGGCGATGAAGTCGCGGCCAAAGCCACCGAGAACAAAATCGATAACTTCCAGACCCACGTCGTGCCCATTATCGCGGACATTGATGCGGGCTTTGGTAACGCCGAAGCGACTTATCTGCTGGCCAAGAAGATGATTGAGGCCGGTGCCTGCGCTATTCAGATTGAGAACCAGGTGTCCGACGAGAAGCAGTGTGGTCACCAGGACGGCAAAGTAACGGTACCCCACGAGGACTTCCTTGCGAAGATTCGCGCGGTTCGCTACGCCTTCCTCGAGCTGGGTGTGAACGATGGTGTGATCGTTGCGCGTACCGATTCTCTGGGCGCGGGCCTGACCAAGCAGATCGCGGTAACACACTCGCCGGGTGATCTGGGCGATCAGTACAACAGCTTCCTGGATTGCGACGAGATCGACGCATCAGAGCTTGCCAGCGGCGATGTCGTTATCAACCGCGGCGGCAAGTTGCTCCGTCCCAAGCGTCTGCCGTCAAACCTTTACCAGTTCCGTAAGGATACCGGTGTTGAGCGTGTGGTTCTGGACTGCATCACGTCCCTGCAAAACGGCGCGGATCTTCTCTGGATCGAAACGGAGAAGCCTCACGTTGGTCAGATCGCCGAAATGGTGAACAAGATCCGTGAAACCGTGCCCAGCGCCAAGCTCGTGTACAACAACTCTCCGTCTTTCAACTGGACGCTGAACTTCCGACAGCAGGTGTTTGATGCCTGGAGTGAAGAGGGCAAGGACGTCTCTGCCTACGATCGTGACAAGCTCATGGACGTGAGCTACGACGAGACGGAACTCGCGGCGGAAGCTGATGAGCGCATCCGTACCTTCCAGGCCGATGCCGCGCGCGAAGCGGGTATTTTCCATCACCTGATCACGCTCCCGACTTACCACACGGCGGCGCTGTCCACGGACAACCTGGCCAAGGAGTACTTCGGTGAGGCGGGCATGCTCGGTTATGTGAAAGGTGTGCAGCGTCAGGAGATCCGTCAAGGTATTGCCTGCGTCAAGCACCAGAACATGGCAGGTTCGGACATGGGCGATGACCACAAGGAATACTTCGCCGGTGATGCTGCGCTCAAAGCAGCGGGTGAGGACAACACCATGAATCAGTTCGGCTAAGCCCGAACCGGATTCCACAAGCCCGGCTAGGGATAGCCGGGCTTTTTTGTGCCTGGAAATTATGGAGTAGACTCAGGATTTACGGCCAAGCCGTTGCTATCGGTGTATCGATGCTGCAACGGTGAGAATTCATTCGAGGAGTCATCCGTGCGAGAACCCAGCAACCCGTCTTTGTGTCCATCACTTCTGCGTCCCATCCTGGGGCTTTTCTGGGTCGCCGGTTTTCTCGGGGTAAGCGCCACCAGCGCCGCTGAAGACTGCGAGGCGGTGGGTGCCGACAGCTATATTTGCGGTATTCCCAGCGCCGA from Congregibacter litoralis KT71 includes these protein-coding regions:
- a CDS encoding GIN domain-containing protein, producing MPKVLSTSALCSALALGGLSTPLWAQDQTRRVEGLDFDQIVVLGDAEVEISQGKQVELQLRGPADYLDTEPFYVSDDTLVVGARKRRNKDDEQLRFRIVLPYLEDLQVKGSGTVYLKPFAFDDVVGNDPVTLTVDGSGEINAFDLSGVDVEIRVEGSGDFRAVSIEAKDLEAVVAGSGYLFVETLKAENGEFVVTGSGDLRVTEGGSVDELEVNIVGSGDIRMAGVNSNRAATNIVGSGSATIGEVRDLLSASILGSGDVSYSGSPEVESVELGSGEVRRRD
- a CDS encoding GntR family transcriptional regulator is translated as MEWTEGQPIYRQLRDLVVQRVMDGSFPEGEAIPSVRQVATDYRINHLTVGRAYQELVEMGLLEKRRGLGMFVAPGARKSLTNDEQQRFLDEELPAFVARIQMLGLETEEVVEQIMKNQGNSNADHH
- a CDS encoding ABC transporter ATP-binding protein, whose amino-acid sequence is MQTIIEAQNLRRSFGDLNAVDGVDLSVSSGNVIGLIGPNGAGKTTLLKALLGLTHCDGDLSVLGYSPMADRGLMMEEVCFIADTAVLPRWMRVGDLLDYVTGTHRRFNRDQAEAFLASTDVEQNRRVGDLSKGMTVQLHLAIVMAIDARLLILDEPTLGLDILFRKRFYEQLINDYFDGERTILVSTHQVEEVQNILTHVMFMHHGKLILHESLMDIEDRFQELHALGDAAQRAEDLPYIGKRNILGGKAFIFEGASAGELAGLGELRTPSVSDLFVAKVGG
- a CDS encoding ABC-2 transporter permease — its product is MPANQTSQFITLLQREFREYKTSLFWTPIVTAVVLAVLMLGSVVLANRISVIGDTILEAMMRKGTDNVNISISIGEDGEKEITVVEVTDPDAVLLSGVGIPGVPPPPPAADAPQYRVIVEEDGTDSDAADRIREQWNFSREWTFNPGGDRRRMEEGGDDFDDLNGRELNVILSVVHGILLLILMLTSVNYLLSSLYDDRKDRSVLFWRSMPVTEWQTVLSKFVVALLCAPLIYIAISLLLQLAYVLLMMLLVSRMDQDPFEVVVGNIDFLALMLDPISGWLMTALLIAPVYAWLLFASALARRSPFLMAVTPVIALVVAEGIIFRSEIVGDAVSRHFPHVSDSTAVGFYLFGPDWMALDLLSVASGLVFAAIALAGAVWLRAHRWELN
- a CDS encoding NAD(P)-dependent alcohol dehydrogenase — protein: MKAITYTTYGSPDVLELKKVEKPVAKDDEVLIRVHAAEATKSDCEMRSFKFAVKWFWLPLRIAFGVRRPRQRILGGYFSGVVESFGKGVTGFSPGDPIFAATGLKFGAYGEYVVLPATGTIVAKPGNMTFAEAAAVPLGGLNALHFLRLASIQPGEKVLINGAGGSIGAHAVQIAKSMGAEVTAVDSTIKEDFLRRIGADHFIDYTKDSFTAMGIQYDVIFDMVSRVSYSASIRALKPNGRYLTANPRFSVMLRATITSRFSDKTVKFAFARESKEELMSLKQMIEDGKIRSIVDRTYPMDQAAEAHRRVETEQRLGAVVIVIGDSADS
- a CDS encoding isocitrate lyase; translation: MTYQNEIQAAADIVSANGESWKDINPEHAARMRLQNRFQTGIDIARYTAGIMRKDMAEYDADTAQYTQSLGCWHGFIGQQKLIAIKKHFGDTNKRYLYLSGWMIAALRSEFGPLPDQSMHEKTSVSGLIEELYTFLRQADARELGGLFRELDAARKAGDEVAAKATENKIDNFQTHVVPIIADIDAGFGNAEATYLLAKKMIEAGACAIQIENQVSDEKQCGHQDGKVTVPHEDFLAKIRAVRYAFLELGVNDGVIVARTDSLGAGLTKQIAVTHSPGDLGDQYNSFLDCDEIDASELASGDVVINRGGKLLRPKRLPSNLYQFRKDTGVERVVLDCITSLQNGADLLWIETEKPHVGQIAEMVNKIRETVPSAKLVYNNSPSFNWTLNFRQQVFDAWSEEGKDVSAYDRDKLMDVSYDETELAAEADERIRTFQADAAREAGIFHHLITLPTYHTAALSTDNLAKEYFGEAGMLGYVKGVQRQEIRQGIACVKHQNMAGSDMGDDHKEYFAGDAALKAAGEDNTMNQFG